The Rhododendron vialii isolate Sample 1 chromosome 6a, ASM3025357v1 genome includes a window with the following:
- the LOC131328963 gene encoding F-box protein At3g07870-like, giving the protein MEPSPEEISDPFLEDIITNEIVARSNAIYPIMEPSPEEITDPFSEDITNEIVARLPVKSFLRCRSLCRAMRDLPHNPAFVHKHLQFSSQRNPNLILTDTICRDKGNNLNTLYFVHNEETPNRYSCHKVNLEKPKFQEFRVVGSCNGLICLVHPTKRYEIYICNPCTGEHIKIPRPVSMEDRPGDIVVGFGVVPMTNKYKVLAIVNFPLHNDFNPFHEKVFVHTLGDTGWRFKDNTSVLCLGHSVCKAFVNGALHWVRGSREIVSFDMDTEEFDVVPRPQLELGRGSFILRAFKGKLLILNTSFADRIEIWIMDDYGSVESWTHIFTINEEQIGRNIRDVEIVCFLEDWEVLMVYDHRALLRYDLQMASLSELIDIGGLPNRFDAVAHVATLVSPLLTRDGEM; this is encoded by the exons ATGGAACCCTCTCCCGAAGAAATTTCGGATCCCTTTTTAGAAGATATAATTACCAATGAAATAGTTGCTAGAAGTAACGCTATCTACCCAATTATGGAACCCTCTCCCGAAGAAATTACGGATCCCTTTTCGGAAGATATAACCAACGAGATAGTTGCTAGATTACCTGTCAAATCTTTTCTCAGATGTAGGAGTTTGTGCCGGGCTATGCGCGATTTACCCCACAACCCTGCCTTTGTTCACAAGCACCTGCAGTTTTCATCTCAAAGGAATCCCAATCTCATCCTCACTGATACCATATGCAGAGACAAAG GTAACAATCTCAACACATTGTACTTTGTACACAATGAAGAAACCCCGAATCGGTACTCTTGTCATAAAGTCAACTTAGAGAAACCGAAATTCCAAGAATTTCGAGTTGTGGGTTCTTGCAACGGTCTGATATGTTTGGTGCATCCTACGAAGAGGTACGAGATTTATATCTGTAATCCTTGTACTGGAGAGCATATCAAAATTCCCCGACCAGTTAGCATGGAGGACAGGCCTGGTGATATTGTCGTAGGATTTGGTGTAGTCCCAATGaccaacaaatacaaagtaCTCGCGATTGTAAATTTCCCCCTGCATAACGATTTTAATCCCTTTCACGAAAAGGTATTCGTGCATACTCTTGGGGATACCGGTTGGAGATTTAAAGACAATACCTCTGTTCTTTGTTTAGGACACTCGGTTTGCAAAGCATTTGTGAATGGAGCTCTTCATTGGGTCCGCGGTTCTAGGGAAATTGTTTCATTCGATATGGACACTGAAGAATTCGATGTTGTTCCGCGTCCTCAACTGGAATTAGGACGCGGGAGTTTTATCCTTAGAGCGTTCAAAGGGAAGCTTTTGATTTTGAATACATCATTTGCCGATCGTATAGAGATATGGATCATGGACGATTATGGCAGTGTAGAGTCTTGGACTCATATTTTCACTATAAATGAAGAGCAAATTGGGCGAAACATCAGGGACGTTGAAATTGTGTGTTTTCTTGAAGATTGGGAAGTTTTGATGGTGTATGATCATCGGGCCCTACTTCGTTATGATCTCCAAATGGCATCATTGAGTGAGCTTATCGACATTGGTGGTCTTCCAAATCGGTTTGATGCAGTTGCTCACGTTGCGACTCTAGTTTCGCCTCTGCTCACAAGAGATGGAGAAATGTAA
- the LOC131329311 gene encoding major latex allergen Hev b 5-like — protein MATVEVVSATSALPEEAKMETIKAEETTTKETITEEVVTAPATVAAEPPAEEQKEAEAAAAPEEPAVPEPEATPVVEVETEEVVVEEAEVVVEEAVVEEKEEVSPKVAPEPAEVETKLEALAEPEAEPEVVSEAPKDEVAIEEKAAEVEAEVVTEAAVVKTEE, from the exons ATGGCCACTGTTGAG GTTGTGTCAGCTACATCAGCACTCCCAGAGGAAGCTAAAATGGAAACAATCAAGGCTGAAGAAACCACCACCAAAGAAACAATCACCGAAGAGGTAGTGACCGCGCCAGCAACCGTGGCAGCAGAGCCACCAGCGGAAGAGCAGAAGGAAGCAGAGGCGGCTGCAGCACCAGAGGAACCCGCAGTTCCAGAGCCGGAAGCTACTCCGGTAGTTGAGGTCGAGAccgaggaagtggtggtggaagAGGCTGAGGTGGTTGTCGAAGAGGCTGTTgtagaggaaaaagaagaggttTCTCCAAAGGTGGCCCCAGAACCAGCTGAAGTGGAAACTAAGCTGGAGGCTCTCGCGGAGCCGGAAGCAGAACCAGAAGTAGTCTCTGAAGCTCCAAAAGATGAAGTTGCTATTGAAGAAAAAGCAGCTGAAGTTGAAGCGGAAGTTGTCACAGAAGCAGCAGTTGTGAAGACTGAGGAATGA
- the LOC131329318 gene encoding uncharacterized protein LOC131329318: MLKNGVDTQQCHKISSVGRKGRRDEVYVGAVPLRAAKGPAQLVMSAAYSLNLWDLQHFIVIIKPSSSPLSQVLVFDFQPQDPENLYVALAALSGQKIPGVVLTRKLPKLPKRKCWFIGQSRLDAVDAANRFNENWQTDLRIGHHDCRNYTNGLVEYLTGEKYALEHLARKQGK, from the exons ATGCTCAAGAATGGTGTGGATACTCAGCAGTGCCACAAAATTAGCAGTGTCGGCAGAAAGGGGAGGAGAGACGAAGTTTACGTGGGAGCAGTGCCCTTAAGAGCTGCAAAGGGACCAGCCCAGCTGGTTATGTCAGCCGCGTACTCCCTCAACCTTTGGGATTTGCAGCACTTCATCGTCATCATCAAGCCCTcctcatctcctctctctcag GTATTGGTATTTGATTTTCAACCTCAAGATCCTGAAAATCTATATGTAGCACTTGCTGCTCTATCTGGCCAAAAAATACCGG GAGTTGTTCTAACGAGGAAGTTGCCGAAGCTACCAAAGAGAAAATGCTGGTTCATTGGGCAATCCAGATTAGATGCTGTAGATGCAGCAAACAGATTCAATGAGAATTGGCAAACTGATTTGAGAATCGGCCATCACGACTGTCGAAATTACACAAATG GATTAGTCGAGTATCTCACTGGTGAAAAATATGCCTTGGAGCACCTAGCAAGAAAGCAGGGTAAATGA
- the LOC131328673 gene encoding uncharacterized protein LOC131328673 has product MKIELPLQIRNSVSRRLNFVGSCNALQCFSGPENSYLWNPAVNRSIVIPNSGVSSSEHSVFGFGSVPRIDDYKLVRAWCNLKELAGQDNGARVPMLQVEMYSLNGALEATPTMMDENMGKDNYILAFNMDTETCREITPPKFCDKCDNGLWHSFLGVFKESLSLFSSCHKRPPYDCFRWEIWVMNERSMVL; this is encoded by the exons ATGAAAATTGAGCTTCCTCTGCAGATTAGAAATTCCGTGTCAAGAAGACTCAATTTTGTTGGTTCCTGCAATGCGTTGCAATGTTTTTCCGGACCTGAAAATAGTTATCTCTGGAATCCTGCTGTCAATAGGAGTATAGTAATCCCCAACTCAGGTGTTAGCTCCTCCGAGCATTCAGTTTTTGGCTTTGGCTCTGTTCCTCGGATTGATGACTACAAGTTGGTGAGGGCATGGTGCAATTTGAAAGAATTAGCTGGTCAGGACAATGGTGCCAGAGTTCCTATGCTTCAAGTCGAGATGTATAGTT TGAATGGAGCTCTGGAGGCAACTCCAACTATGATGGATGAAAATATGGGCAAGGATAACTACATCCTAGCATTCAACATGGATACTGAAACATGTAGGGAGATTACGCCCCCAAAGTTTTGTGACAAGTGCGATAATGGTTTATGGCACAGTTTTCTAGGGGTGTTTAAGGAATCCCTCTCTTTGTTCTCGTCTTGTCACAAGAGGCCGCCCTATGATTGCTTTAGATGGGAAATTTGGGTCATGAATGAAAGGAGTATGGTGTTGTGA
- the LOC131329320 gene encoding uncharacterized protein LOC131329320, with the protein MVTDKVRDRILVVFLAVFAVAAPLDAGLLLLFRDGPSSSSPLLLYSKKYGEYLATQKPAFFVALLWIEVAFQWPLAAMILYGLLRRPQPPQWFRSIALVFGASYCTSMITVAAELKWSFHTVSPALLIVYLLLIGCGVLVILRGLLPCPAESTPTNGTRLESRSSENKKGT; encoded by the exons ATGGTGACTGATAAGGTGAGAGACAGAATCCTTGTTGTCTTCTTGGCAGTCTTCGCCGTAGCAGCTCCACTCGACGCAGGACTGCTGTTGCTCTTCCGCGACGGGCCGTCGTCGTCATCGCCACTGCTTTTGTACAGCAAAAAGTATGGCGAGTACTTGGCCACTCAGAAACCGGCTTTTTTCGTTGCCCTTCTGTGGATCGAGGTCGCTTTCCAGTGGCCGCTGGCCGCTATGATTCTCTACGGCCTTCTAAGGCGGCCGCAGCCGCCGCAATGGTTCCGAAGCATTGCCTTGGTCTTTGGCGCCTCTTATTGCACATCCATG ATTACAGTAGCAGCAGAACTGAAGTGGTCGTTCCATACTGTGTCACCCGCCTTACTAATAGTGTACCTCCTCCTAATTGGTTGCGGTGTTTTAGTCATTCTTCGCGGCCTGCTCCCATGCCCTGCCGAAAGTACTCCAACAAATGGCACACGACTTGAATCTCGCAGTTCCGAGAACAAAAAGGGGACTTAA